A region from the Acyrthosiphon pisum isolate AL4f chromosome A1, pea_aphid_22Mar2018_4r6ur, whole genome shotgun sequence genome encodes:
- the LOC100162545 gene encoding heme oxygenase-like has protein sequence MLTEAENNDNNKNLSSAAEEIKFTERMRKATRKEHRISDALINAKMTIGMTDSKVWVEGLRRFYVVYQYLEIAMKKEENYNLHKFGQINGLFRTEPFESSLRHYLGEKWPSGTTKAMAEYSNYLLSLENENHVLLSPFIYHMYMGILSGGQILMAKQRMAFSDGKGSEAFYFDINVREAKNHLRNEMNALAEKLDDETKLRLLKESKMVYLLNNKLVKEVKVPTEILLIKLIFVIGIFILVILLWKVSKKFLMVLF, from the exons atgttaactGAAGCagaaaataatgacaataataaaaatctatctTCAGCAGCTGAAGAAATCAAGTTTACCGAGCGAATGAGAAAAGCCACAAGGAAAGAACATCGAATTAGTGATGCCTTAATTAATGCAAAAATGACCATTG GAATGACTGATAGCAAAGTATGGGTAGAAGGACTACGAAGATTTTATGTTGTATACCAGTATCTAGAGATTGCTatgaaaaaagaagaaaattataacttacatAAATTTGGCCAAATTAATGGATTGTTCCGTACAGAACCATTTGAAAGCAGCTTACGACATTATTTAGGAGAAAAATGGCCTTCCGGAACAACTAAGGCCATGGCTGAATACTCCAACTACTTATTAAGTTTAGAAAATGAAAATCATGTACTGTTGTCACCatttatatatcatatgtaTATGGGCATTTTATCTGGTGGTCAAATATTGATGGCTAAACAAAGGATGGCTTTCTCAGATGGAAAAGGATCTGAAGCATTTTACTTTGATATTAATGTAAGAGAGGCAAAGAATCATTTACGGAATGAAATGAACGCTTTGGCAGAAAAGCTAGATGACGAAACAAAACTTAGATTATTAAAAGAGAGtaaaatggtatatttattaaataataaattagtaaaagaaGTCAAAGTTCCTACAGAAATTTTGTTAATCaagttaatatttgttattggcATTTTTATTCTAGTGATCCTACTATGGAAGGTGTCAAAAAAATTTCTTATGGTTTTATTctag
- the LOC100160520 gene encoding uncharacterized protein LOC100160520 isoform X1, with the protein MYKVNLFFYSFIGRIQMNSRVAPLFIQCCCIILNVIRMRLLWLTLSDLHARSLHLNFPIEFKYFFILGLLSLSPSCILLFWSLKQSNFIEDLLTTIKAILTTLSLMLYFLSCAYNRHSIRLCYVKCLDVLSYNKNTCLKMSSVFIISGMHLFWLVVFFVNSMTTQEPAINLVLYAQDFVCFMFEMQFYVILLLLKSSLEMVTHRISNFFHMIKENKIDTKLILPDYFANCLEDTRLLHMEIFDIMVNVNRIYGLNTLTIIIQSRILLAINLYSYITSFSLIELLESMATFQRVALLCYCCELIKRNENIIKSMVNEMDTNLLPGENYKQQRLLFNHQVQKLKFDLDALEMFPINLETLLSILITTASYLLLFSQLNLTL; encoded by the exons ATGTAtaaagtaaacttatttttctATTCCTTTATCGGTAGAATTCAAATGAATTCAAGAGTTGCACCTTTGTTTATTCAATgctgttgtattattttaaatgtaataagaaTGCGGTTATTATGGTTGACTCTGAGTGATCTACATGCTCGAtcattgcatttaaattttCCAATAGAGTTCaagtacttttttatattaggcCTTCTTTCTCTGTCCCctagttgtattttattgttttggaGTTTGAAACaa AGCAATTTTATTGAAGACTTATTGACAACAATTAAAGCCATTTTGACAACTCTCAGTTTGATGTTGTATTTTTTGTCTTGTGCTTACAACAGACATAGCATACGGTTATGTTATGTAAAATGTTTGGACGTCTTGTCCTACAACAAAAATACATGTCTAAAAATGTCGtctgtatttattataagtggTATGCATTTGTTTTGGTTGGTTGTGTTTTTTGTCAACTCAATGACAACCCAAGAGCCTGCCATCAATCTAGTGCTTTATGCTCAAGATTTCGTCTGTTTCATGTTTGAAATGCAATTTTACGTGATCTTATTGCTGTTGAAATCATCACTTGAAATGGTCACTCATAGGATATCCAACTTTTTTCATATGATCAAG GAAAACAAAATTGATACAAAACTTATTTTGCCAGATTACTTTGCGAATTGTTTAGAAGATACTAGATTGTTACATATGGAGATATTTGATATAATGGTTAATGTTAATAGAATATATGGGCTTAATACATTAACCATAATTATTCAATCAAGAATTTTATTGGCCATAAACTTGTATTCATATATAACAAGTTTTTCATTAATTGAACTTTTAGAGAGTATGGCAACATTTCAAAGAGTTGCATTGTTATGTTATTGCTGTGAACTGATCAAACGAAAT gaaaatattattaaaagtatggTTAATGAAATGGATACAAATTTACTGCCAGgagaaaattataaacaacag agACTTTTATTTAATCACCAAGTACAAAAATTGAAGTTTGATTTGGATGCTTTAGAAATGTTTCCAATAAATTTAGAAACACTCTTATCT atattAATAACTACTGCCAGTTACCTTCTTCTATTCAgccaattaaatttaactttatag
- the LOC100160520 gene encoding myelin expression factor 2 isoform X2 produces the protein MPVSDDFQWDNTYGLSPQFLESLHIRGPLINRIFVANLDYKVDEKKLKEVFKLAGRVLEVEIFSDKEGKSKGYGVVEYNHPVEAVQAISMFNNQFLFERPMSIRLDRTDKDPLARLPEGLKSIGMGLGAGGAPLHDVERNLPSNNTSSNQSQSLTTPVNTSALAVLSGLSADRLGIETQNRRSLGGVNGLGNLSASDLGIGTSLGAAFGSGMNTSGPGSMNSSSLHQNSLGGRDYDSLSLGVRNSNSGGGAFGADFRSGLGGGDMHMGMGPKKSDTIMVKNLPSNTTWQSLKDYFRDCGDIKFSEVGSKGFGIIRFASEWDAERAITLKNMSRFDGHLIEVVYF, from the exons ATGCCAGTATCAGATGATTTCCAATGGGACAATACATATGGACTCTCACCTCAATTTCTAGAATCACTACATATCCGTGGGCCACTTATCAATCGCATTTTTGTTGCTaat ctcgACTACAaagttgatgaaaaaaaattgaaagaggTATTTAAACTTGCTGGACGAGTATTAgaagttgaaatattttcagataAAGAAGGAAAAAGTAAAGGATATGGAGTAGTTGAATATAATCACCCAGTAGAAGCTGTTCAAGCTATTT CTATGTTcaacaatcaatttttatttgaacgtCCAATGTCTATACGTCTTGATCGTACAGATAAAGACCCATTAGCAAGACTTCCTGAAGGGTTGAAATCAATAGGAATGGGTTTAGGTGCAGGCGGAGCACCATTGCACGATGTTGAAA gaaatCTACCTTCAAATAATACTTCATCTAATCAATCTCAGTCATTAACTACGCCTGTTAATACATCTGCTTTGGCTGTATTAAGTGGATTAAGTGCTGATAGATTGGGCATTGAGACCCAAAATAGACGTTCTC TTGGTGGAGTTAATGGACTGGGAAACTTAAGTGCTAGTGATTTAGGCATTGGAACAAGCCTAGGAGCTGCTTTTGGATCTGGTATGAATACTAGTGGACCTGGATCGATGAATAGTTCTTCACTACatcaaa ACTCACTAGGTGGTCGTGATTACGATTCTTTATCACTCGGTGTACGAAATTCAAACAGTGGTGGTGGTGCCTTCGGAGCAGACTTTAGATCCGGTTtgg gtgGAGGTGATATGCATATGGGTATGGGCCCGAAAAAATCTGACACAattatggtaaaaaatttaCCATCAAATACAACATGGCAAAGCTTAAAAGATTACTTTCGTGACTGTGGAGACATTAAGTTTTCCGAGGTTGGAAGTAAGGGATTTGGAATTATTCGATTTGCATCTGAATGGGATGCTGAAAGGGCAATAA ctttaaaaaatatgtcaagATTTGATGGTCATCTTATTGAAGTAGTATATTTCTAA
- the LOC103309518 gene encoding uncharacterized protein LOC103309518: protein MISELTPLRNAIEDDVQRMESAVNSKTAPEDITDNSESQALITSFDGFYYELAAFADVHKLTMSPSMDVATSSFANQNSSIQNLSAFQLPKRTFPVFSGEMTEWQGFDDLFNSILSHAPELPDVERFEFLKMSLKGEALSLISHLALTATNYTSAWKILRSRYGNKRDLARIHLDALLANQIVKSNDGSSIKTQINTILENTAALDNLDFVTRQWSPLLVHIVEKHLDYELRARWELVVGENHYPQISDFVDFLRTHLRSAEIYSSCSSSDRHNSASKPHKSVKQTNFNPRSSSSVLATTSSTSSVKPCPLCNAPHSIRSCTLFTDKPPNERFHIAKTHCLCINCLGTGHSSARCPSTYKCQSCKKSHHSLLHFNPTANKPNTFGSVSSNTLSTKTAAPVPGAELHVTTTSCLVRGQPQRIVLLSTAVVDVYAADGRRHALRALLDSGSQASFITERAACALMLRQFRSSVSVTTFASSDSTVVRGKCSIKMSPSGQQAPSFSLDVSIVPHITGPTPQVPVTFGHWDHINSLSLADPSYNTPGPIDLLIGADLLPSVFLDGTRKGQVGEPLAMNSVFGWVLMGPTEFYDRSSVATLSVNISEPIDSLIKKFWELEELPTACHLSPADVAAEKIYTSTTTRLSSGRFVVTLPFLKPRPLLGDSRTLALQRFKALECRLNRNKDLQDQYAEFMRDYLTAGHMELIPSSEQGHPFHYYIPHHCVLKPDSLTTKLRDVFNASAKTSAGISLNDSMYTGPKLQPDIQVVLLRARLWKYLFMADIKQMYHQILIRPADRDYLRILWRFSSTSPIDEYRLCTVTYGTSAAPFQALRTVRELATVDGAKWPKAASVLLNDTFVDDILTGANSTETALECQTQIINLCAMAQFQLRKWASNNSQLLQTVPEEARAISPSVLFDSSDHSDLKVLGLKWDPVADNFSFKAKPSAVTPTKRTVLSDIARIFDPLGLLSPITFWTKHVMQQLWIAGIKWDEEIPKDIAVMWTRYQSELMLIETVSIPRRITFDDATSIQLHAFSDSSEKGYAAAVYLRTTTSTSVHCHLVIGKSKVAPLKRSTIPRLELCGAVLAARLLRFVIDTYSTRIKIDKSHAWTDSTTALAWIQSSPHRWATFVANRTSQIHELTSPDIWNHVPTHQNPVDCASRGLFPSELATHPLWWTGPAYLLESSDKWPSAVSRANTTDAHISIEARKCTVLLTTTSCSISNVLQRFSSLDKVLHIIAYCLRFSKSSPGIPYTHLIDARERSHALSALVFYVQQTSYPDDISSIKKGLRCSPAIQKLDPFIDDHGLIRVGGRLTNADLPYAHKHPLLLPCHHRLTVLLIDHHHLRLKHPGSIALQAHLQREFWIPSARRLIRSRIRLCVACFRTRPRSVQPKMASLPSYRVQQVKPFAITGVDYAGPITLKEPRGRKSVPKLAYFCLFVCTTTKAIHLELSSDLSTECFLMAFTRFSARRGPIKEMHSDCGTNFIGASRLMDPLHELTHSQLFQDSVHRHLANHHITWHFNPPASPHFGGLWEAGVKSTKSLILRSIGIHKLTSEEFLTLLTQVEATLNSRPLCALSNDPDDFEALTPSHFLTLEPSTSLPDPSLVNVPMSKYQRWRLITDLHRHFWTRWKNEYLSSLQIRKKWSAPGQELRIGDLVLVREATHPLRWRTGRIRELHPGSDGISRVATLDTSSGPLKRSAVKLCPLPIS from the coding sequence atgaTCAGTGAGCTCACCCCTCTTCGAAATGCTATTGAGGATGATGTCCAACGAATGGAGTCAGCCGTTAATTCCAAAACAGCCCCTGAGGATATAACTGATAATAGTGAAAGTCAAGCTCTTATTACGTCATTCGACGGTTTCTATTATGAGTTGGCTGCTTTCGCTGATGTACACAAGTTAACAATGTCACCTTCGATGGACGTAGCAACGTCTTCTTTTGCAAATCAAAACAGTAGTATACAGAATTTATCAGCTTTTCAGCTACCTAAGCGTACATTCCCTGTTTTTTCCGGTGAGATGACCGAGTGGCAGGGCTTTGACGATTTGTTTAACTCCATACTATCGCACGCTCCTGAACTGCCGGACGTTGAGAGGTTTGAATTTCTGAAGATGTCTCTTAAGGGTGAAGCGCTATCACTTATCTCCCATCTCGCGTTAACGGCTACAAATTACACTAGTGCGTGGAAAATATTGCGTTCACGTTATGGCAATAAGCGTGATCTTGCTCGTATTCACCTTGATGCTCTGCTCGCTAACCAGATTGTTAAGTCCAATGATGGCTCCTCTATTAAAACTCAGATCAATACGATCTTAGAGAACACTGCTGCTTTGGACAATCTTGACTTTGTAACGCGTCAGTGGAGTCCACTTCTGGTGCACATCGTTGAAAAACATCTTGATTATGAACTTCGTGCTCGGTGGGAATTGGTAGTTGGGGAGAATCATTATCCTCAAATTTCTGACTTTGTTGACTTCTTGCGTACTCATCTGCGGTCTGCGGAAATTTATTCCAGCTGTTCATCATCTGACCGACACAATAGTGCATCGAAACCGCACAAGTCAGTTAAGCAAACCAATTTCAACCCTCGCTCTTCTTCAAGCGTTCTAGCCACCACTTCGAGTACTTCATCCGTCAAGCCGTGTCCACTGTGTAATGCACCTCATTCAATAAGGTCATGTACCCTATTTACTGACAAGCCTCCAAATGAACGCTTTCATATTGCAAAAACGCATTGTTTGTGTATAAATTGTCTGGGGACAGGTCACTCCTCAGCCCGATGCCCTTCAACCTATAAATGTCAGTCATGTAAGAAAAGTCATCACTCGCTGTTGCACTTTAATCCTACTGCTAATAAACCAAATACCTTTGGTTCAGTATCGTCAAATACATTATCCACTAAGACGGCAGCGCCTGTGCCTGGGGCTGAGTTACATGTTACGACTACCTCATGTCTTGTTCGAGGACAACCTCAGCGCATCGTTCTATTGTCAACAGCAGTAGTGGACGTCTATGCTGCCGATGGACGGCGACACGCGTTAAGGGCTTTATTAGACTCTGGTTCACAAGCTAGCTTTATCACAGAACGAGCTGCTTGTGCTCTTATGCTTCGTCAGTTCCGATCTTCTGTCAGCGTTACTACATTCGCTAGTTCAGACTCTACAGTTGTTCGGGGCAAGTGCAGTATTAAGATGTCTCCCTCCGGTCAACAAGCACCCTCTTTTTCTCTTGACGTGTCGATCGTTCCGCACATAACTGGACCAACTCCTCAAGTTCCGGTAACGTTTGGACATTGGGATCACATTAATAGTCTCTCTCTGGCTGACCCATCATATAATACACCTGGCCCAATTGACTTACTGATCGGAGCTGATCTATTACCTTCAGTATTCCTTGATGGCACTCGAAAGGGTCAAGTTGGTGAACCTCTCGCAATGAACTCTGTTTTTGGATGGGTGCTCATGGGCCCTACGGAATTTTATGACCGCTCTTCTGTTGCCACACTTAGCGTAAATATATCTGAACCTATTGActcgttaattaaaaaattctggGAACTTGAAGAGCTACCCACCGCTTGCCATTTGAGTCCAGCTGACGTTGCTGCTGAGAAAATATATACTTCTACTACAACTCGTTTAAGTTCAGGCAGATTTGTTGTCACTCTTCCGTTTCTGAAACCTCGTCCACTGCTTGGTGACTCGAGAACGTTAGCGTTGCAACGGTTCAAGGCCCTAGAATGTCGTCTCAACCGCAACAAAGACCTGCAAGATCAATACGCCGAGTTCATGCGCGACTATCTGACGGCTGGTCATATGGAGTTGATTCCATCGTCTGAACAAGGCCATccgtttcattattatattccacACCATTGCGTGCTTAAACCCGACAGCCTGACTACAAAGCTTAGGGATGTATTCAATGCATCTGCAAAAACGTCAGCCGGTATATCCTTAAACGACAGTATGTACACAGGTCCTAAACTGCAACCTGACATACAAGTTGTTCTCCTCCGTGCTCGACTTTGGAAATACTTATTTATGGCTGATATAAAGCAAATGTATCACCAGATTCTCATCAGACCAGCTGACAGAGATTATTTGCGGATTCTGTGGAGATTCTCGTCCACATCTCCGATTGACGAGTACCGGTTATGTACAGTGACGTACGGCACCTCTGCAGCTCCCTTCCAAGCACTTCGCACTGTCCGCGAGTTAGCGACTGTAGATGGTGCAAAATGGCCGAAAGCTGCGTCTGTGTTGTTGAATGACACGTTTGTTGATGACATCCTGACCGGAGCCAACTCAACAGAAACTGCTCTTGAATGCCAAACCCAAATAATAAACTTGTGTGCTATGGCGCAATTTCAATTGCGAAAGTGGGCCAGCAACAATAGTCAACTTCTGCAAACTGTCCCCGAAGAAGCCCGTGCCATTTCACCATCTGTCCTTTTCGACAGCAGTGACCATTCCGACTTGAAGGTACTCGGGCTGAAGTGGGACCCGGTAGCTgataatttttctttcaaaGCTAAACCGTCAGCAGTCACACCAACGAAACGTACAGTCCTTTCAGACATTGCTAGGATTTTTGATCCGTTAGGCTTGCTGTCGCCAATAACATTCTGGACCAAACATGTCATGCAGCAACTTTGGATTGCTGGAATCAAATGGGATGAAGAAATACCAAAGGATATCGCTGTAATGTGGACACGATATCAGTCAGAGCTGATGTTAATTGAAACCGTTTCTATTCCTCGTCGAATAACGTTTGATGACGCCACATCGATACAACTCCACGCATTCTCGGATAGTTCGGAAAAAGGATACGCTGCAGCCGTTTACCTTCGAACCACGACTTCTACCTCAGTTCATTGTCACCTTGTGATCGGCAAGTCGAAAGTGGCGCCTCTAAAAAGGTCTACAATTCCGCGACTTGAACTCTGTGGAGCTGTCTTAGCTGCCAGACTTCTACGGTTCGTCATCGATACCTATTCAACTCGTATCAAAATCGATAAATCCCATGCCTGGACAGATTCAACCACCGCTTTAGCGTGGATACAGTCATCTCCTCATCGTTGGGCTACGTTTGTTGCTAACCGCACTAGCCAAATTCACGAGCTTACGTCACCCGACATTTGGAACCACGTCCCCACACATCAAAATCCAGTCGATTGTGCGTCTCGCGGACTCTTTCCATCAGAACTTGCTACTCATCCGTTGTGGTGGACAGGACCTGCATATTTACTAGAATCTTCTGACAAGTGGCCGTCTGCTGTATCCCGTGCAAATACAACTGATGCTCACATCTCCATAGAAGCGCGAAAATGTACCGTCCTCCTAACTACGACAAGCTGCTCAATTAGTAACGTTCTACAACGTTTCTCATCTTTAGACAAGGTCCTTCATATTATAGCCTATTGTCTTCGGTTCTCCAAATCAAGCCCAGGTATACCGTACACACACCTTATTGATGCTAGGGAACGGTCACATGCCTTATCGGCCCTAGTTTTTTACGTACAACAAACGTCATACCCCGATGACATTTCGTCCATAAAAAAAGGGTTGCGTTGTTCTCCCGCCATTCAGAAACTCGATCCGTTCATTGACGATCATGGACTTATCAGAGTGGGCGGACGTCTCACGAACGCTGACCTGCCATACGCTCACAAACATCCATTGCTGTTACCATGTCATCATCGCTTAACCGTGTTACTCATTGACCATCATCACCTCAGGCTAAAACATCCAGGATCTATAGCCCTTCAAGCTCATTTGCAGCGTGAATTCTGGATACCATCGGCACGAAGACTTATTCGATCTCGTATACGACTCTGCGTCGCATGTTTCCGTACCCGGCCACGGTCAGTTCAGCCCAAAATGGCCAGTCTGCCAAGTTATCGAGTTCAACAAGTTAAACCGTTTGCCATCACTGGTGTGGACTACGCTGGTCCTATCACGCTGAAGGAACCTCGTGGTCGTAAATCAGTACCTAAACTAGCGTACTTTTGTTTGTTCGTATGCACCACTACAAAAGCAATTCACTTAGAACTGAGTTCTGACTTGTCCACCGAATGTTTTTTGATGGCGTTTACTCGGTTTTCAGCCAGACGTGGGCCTATTAAGGAAATGCACAGTGACTGCGGGACCAACTTTATTGGAGCGTCACGGTTGATGGATCCACTTCATGAACTTACGCATTCCCAACTATTTCAAGACAGTGTTCATCGCCACCTTGCCAATCATCATATAACTTGGCACTTCAACCCTCCAGCATCTCCACATTTTGGTGGCTTATGGGAAGCAGGAGTCAAGTCCACGAAATCATTAATCCTTCGATCAATTGGCATCCACAAATTGACCAGTGAAGAATTCCTAACACTGCTCACCCAGGTTGAAGCGACCTTAAACTCACGCCCGTTATGTGCACTCAGCAACGACCCAGATGATTTCGAAGCGTTGACACCTAGTCATTTTTTGACTCTAGAGCCTTCGACGTCACTTCCTGACCCAAGTCTAGTCAATGTTCCGATGTCGAAATACCAACGATGGCGATTAATCACAGATCTACACCGACATTTTTGGACACGATGGAAGAACGAGTACCTTAGTAGCCTTCAAATTAGGAAAAAATGGTCTGCACCCGGTCAGGAACTCCGTATTGGTGACCTTGTCCTCGTCAGGGAGGCGACACATCCTCTTCGTTGGAGAACTGGAAGAATTCGTGAACTCCATCCTGGCTCAGACGGAATCTCCAGAGTGGCCACTCTCGACACTTCATCTGGACCACTGAAACGCTCAGCGGTCAAGCTCTGTCCACTCCCAATCTCTTGA